TGACTGAGTAAGAGACCGTAGTTTGACCGGGATCGGATGGGGAGAAAAAAGTGCACTAGTCGAACCCCTTGAGACCGACCTCCCGAAGAAGCTCCCGGGAAAACTTAGTTCCCTCGTCGTAGGTTGATCTGGTGCCCTGCCGAAATCCTTAGATGCAGACAACGAAAGTAAGACCAACTGTATTGAGATTTTTGCTACTGGGAAAGTATTTGGTAAGAGAATTTGCTACTAGGAAAGTAGTTGGTAAGGTATTTTGCTACTAGGAGAGTAGTCGGCAATTACCTTTGCAAACTAAAAAAGTTTGTCGTTCACAAAGTAGCTGGGCTGAGAGAGTCTCGCAGCTGTGAGGAATAATCTGGATAAAAGTGACGGGGGAACGCCCGTATTTTGCTACTAGGAAAGTAGTCTGtgattggctctgcagatagaaaGCCCGTCATTCACAATTAAGAAAGCCTTAAAAGTGTTAAAAGATAATGGGTAACAATTTGGACTAAAGTGACAGGGGAACGCCTgtgcaacatatgtgttattcgaATCCTAAAAGTAAGATGAATCCTGGCCAGTAGGTAGAACGTAGAGACGATTAAAAGAGCAGAGATGATGATATGGGAAAGAGacgcaggaaagaaatggaaaaagAGAATTAAGGAATGGAAAGCGGAGACAGAGAAGAAGTAtgaggagagagggatagagttaAGGAACAAGGATGGCACCATGAAAGGATGGAAAGTGTTAcagctagaatgccagtgggcaggggAACGTGAAAATGGCTACGGTAGAGAGAAAAACTCTGATAAGAGTCCAGAAAACAAGCAATTAATGGTTTAGAACAAACCCGGTACCGGTAAGTCCTCTAGAGACCCATTGTCTGACATGACGACCCTGTTTATAGAAGAGGGGGAATGAAGGAATAAAGTCGTGAATAGATGTGTGGAGGTGGAGCCACTCAaggttattttattttcctttgttctttgcaAATGCGTTAGTAATCTTTGAAAATTAAGTTTATTCTATGTTTTCTCTTAACTTTTAACAGAGGAGAGATGAAAAAATGTAAGTTGTTTGTTTTGTCTTATTGGTGTTTTAAGTCTGTTTTCTTCCTATTTTCTTATCTTTTGAATTGAGTTCAAAAAGAGACTTGGATGCCACACTGGCCATGTGTTAGATGAGATTGGATAAGCcaatatctcagtcctaaatggcctatcccttattcttaaagagaCTGTTTTCAAGTTTCCAGAATACCACTTGTGCCACAAGAGCGAGTGCTAGCATCTCAGTTATTGATCATCCATGTTATtaatttggatttttttaaaagagcaaGATTATTTTATAGTCAAATTTGTTAGTAAGTGGTGATGACATAAGATTGCTTAGTGTAGGTTGACTGAGACAGAATTTGGCAGTTGGAGCATAATGtaggaaaaaaatatatattttcatttagGGAGGAAGAATAAAAAAATAGGAATATTTAAACTTTAGAATGGAGCTGTGCAAGGGGATCTGGGTGTCTTTGTAGTTGAAAAATGAAGTTAACttgcttgatttaaaaaaaaagtggatcaggcagcatttcaggagaacatttcaggtcaagttaAGTCCATGTCAAAAAGAAAGGATGAGCAAGTTGGACTGtgctctgtggagtttagaaggatgggaggagatgtaaataaagcatagattgaagggcctgtcccacttgggcgacattttcagcGACAGCGTGGTCGGGGCGTGACGAGGGGTGAAGCCCAATTTTTGTCTTGTTGAAGTTTATTGGAGTTgatgtaagaaacatagaaaataggtgcaggagtaggccattcggcccttcaagcctgcaccgccattcaatatgatcatggctgatcatccaacaatgTTTCTTTTAGAATGCAAATGAGGAGCCAGGTTTCCTGTTTCCTGTCTTAAATGTATGGAGGGAAGCTTGTAACGTGTTTGTGCTAATTGATTACATCAGACCATAGCTTACAAAGAAGGGAGAAAAATCACTATGGGAAGTAAATGTTGAGAGATAGAGTAGATTGGGGAGGAGAAACATATTTGGACAATTGCAGACAAAAAGAtcaactatccctgatttccttcCCAGCACTGGGATTCTCGATATTTGACAAAACTCTACCATTTGTGCTGTGATAATGATGGTACAAAAAGTGGTAGTAACAGACTATGAAGACAGAATGAGAACAGTTGCTTGCTGTTCCGCTAGGCAAAGTCCAATGTTAGCTTGCCTGCACTGATGTGCTTAAGTACGTGAATACGTAACATGGGCAGGGAAAATAGTATAGTGTGACTTAGAAGCAGGGATGTTAAGGGCAGTATGAGATAGTTGCCTTGCCAAATGTAAAATGAGTATAGCCTGCAGATCAACATCTATACATtaataaaagtaagatcttgactacttcctgtttttctgtttcatgatttttgaaaaaacgctgccacttacggctgtgatttttggccatcttacttaagagtccccctccgctgtgcaagacaagaggatttttcccatcgattaaaaataaaggagttattcatgtttaaaaaatgttgacattctctctgctgcccctgctggtgggaggggggagagactataaaacctggaagtgttgtgcctcactcagtctcaggtgagtggtggaatattgcattgggggaaatgggttgcgttgggggaccaggcccccTGTGTGACTACGAGGAGTCTAGTGAAACTTAAAAGGGGAAATTATTTTTTTAGACATATGAATTTGAGAAGTCAATACCTTGAGTAAGGTTATAATGGGCTGCATATTATGGGTGATACCTCTTTACCCTTCAAGTTGGCACATGGTGAAGTTTGTGTCTACTGTGCATCCAATTGAACAGGAGGACCCAGCCTACATTCCCTGCAGCAGACAGAGGGAAGGTTCATATTTTGCCCCCTAAACCCAGATTAATCTCCATCTGTGAAGATGGAAAATAAAAACACAAGTTGTTAGAGTAACCCAGAGGATCGGGGgggactatagatgctggtttacaccgaagatagacacaaaaatttgGAAGGGTGCAAAGTTTCTTTGTGCTTGTCTCGctgtactccagcatgttgtgtcgatTTCATTGCCTCTGACGATGTTAATCCTCCGGCGGTGACCTCAGTCATTGCTGGCTATACCTGGCCACAATGGAGAAACGGCACATCCCGGGGCGAGAGGCGGCAGCGGGCTGAGGGGCAGTAGTAGGTCGAGGGACGGCAACGGTCTGAGGGGGCGGCAGCTTGTGAGGGGCAGTAGTGAGTCGACGGACGGCAGCGGGGCGAGGAGCTGAGCATCTTTGTGTCCAAAGATCCTGTTTGGGGCAAAGATATATGATCTTTGGTTTGGGGCTGAGACTGGCGCGACGCATGCCCAGCGTCGTCACAACGCGCGTAATCGCCAGCGCACTGTTGACGTGTGATGCGCTGGGCTGACGTCACGGCGACGACGTCTATATAAGCGTGGGCGCGGCGTGACTCGCCCTTTTCGGTCGGTGCTGCAGGGGCGCCGGGTGTGCGACTTTCTATAACAATGAGGCTCTACCGGTGCATCATTTCGGGTGAGTGTCGCCACCTGGGCTGGTTGCCGCGCTGTCGCGCGTTTTTTGGTTTTAAAAATGTGCCGGCAGGTCCGGCCGCCGCGCCACGGAAGTCGCGCTGTCGATTGTTTTGTGGAGCCTGTGCGGCTAGGCCGCGACGTGAGGCGTTGCGCCGGGCGGAGCCAGGAGGCCAAAGGCCTGGGAAATGGGGAGGGTGCGGGTGCGGTACCGGTCCTTTCCGCGGCGTCTCACCGCCTTTCCACTCTTTGTCCCGGGCAGGAGATGAGATGTTCTCCGACATCTACAAGATCCGCGAGGACCCGAAGGGTATGTTCTACGAGGTGGAGGGCAAGGTAAGAACCGTGCCAGGTTTCTATGGagactgggagggggaggggggagagggggggaggggggcgtggcTATTGAAGCTGCACTATTGGGGGCAAACGGTGTCTGTTCTAGCATTTTAGTCCTAGTCTAGTGGCTTGAATTTAGTATGCAGCCGGCGGAGGTTTAGCCGGGTCTGCCCCTTGTTGCCTCTTGCAGCATCGAGTTGTCTAACAGACCATCTTTGAAGGTTTGTATGGCTTTGTGTTGACTATATTTTCTCCTCGACAAAATCCCAGTACTGCACTGTCGATCCGTTCTCGTTTGATGAATGGTGAGTATTTATTTCTGTAACCCTTTCCCCCAGGGTTTAGGTTTGTGGTAGGCATTCTGAGGGGAcaggagtttctccagtatttgagTCAGTGCAAGTTGACTTTTCGATTAATATTTCTATGACTATTAAGTTATGGACGTGTTCTGGAGTTAGCTAATGTTGGAATTTTCACGGTACTAATATTGTAATGAAAGCCTCTGCTTTTCCAAAGCTGGTTAccagaacagaaaaagggattGATGACAATTTAATTGGAGGTAATGCTTCCCAAGAAGCCCCAACTGAATATGCTTTGGAGTCAACTTGCAGTGGTGTGGACATTGTGTTGAATCATCATCTCAAGGAAGTTTCTTTCAACAAACAAACCTACAGAGTCTACATAAAGAATTACATGAAAATGTGAGTAACCAGTAATTTAGTAATGTAATGCTCATTCATTGCTTTCCCTAGTTACATTAAATTGGACAGACTTCATGGGGAACCTATGGTTGGTCGATTCACTCTTTTGATATAATGTAAACAGATGGCACAAACGTAGCAATGGTTAGTTTCATACATTGACACTATCAAGTTTGGCTTTTGCTTTGTCCTTTAAAGCTCATGTGCTTTGTATGGTCCTAATTCAGGCATCTGGAAATGATTGTTAATTGGTGTTGGTATTTTGGTGGGAAGTTGAGTCATTTCTTTGAATTAAAttttaaacattgggatattcAAAGGCTTCCTACATTGATTTAATGTAGAATTGTATACATGGGACAGTCTAACActtaaaagcctttcactgtacctctgtacatgtgacaaactaaaataaacaatggTCATGTGCCTATTGTGACTCCACTCTAGGATTACCTCACCAGCAAATTTGGTATCTCCCTTCACTGTGTCTCCTTAGTGTCCAacactaatgggcctgccccacttaggcaatttttttcagcgactgtcatagtcgtagcaggtcgccgaaaacccGGTGACTGGACCCCACTATGACAGTGtccacaacctaccacctagtcgctgTCAAGTTACGGCAACCCACCGACAACCGATTAGGACAAGCTACGATCATTGGCGTCAAGCTCACtgtcgaaaagttttgaacatttcaaaatccagcggtgaccagaaaaccgATACAACTCTTTGGActcgaggagactactcacaaccatacaggcatcacacaGCGactatgtggcgacagcctagtcgcctgtagttgctaaaaaaaatcgcctaagtgggacggacATTATGCTCTGAATTTCCCCCTGCCCAGACAGAACaggaatagaaacagaaaataggtgcaggaataggccattcggcccttcgttatCTCAGTCCTCACCTTGCACCCTCTGCATCCAACTTATTCTCTGGCATTCCACCAACTTCAACATGATCCCATCGCAAGTCACATCTTTTTATCCCCACCTCTTTCCGCTGAGGTCACTCCCTTCACAACTCTGGTTTACTCATGCTTTCCCTAGGTGCATTCCCTGGtgaccccagcagcccttccagatgAGATGGActggatgaacattgaattctccaatattagaTGACGGTCCTATAAATGATACCCCTaatgtctccctcccccctcttccatgTGACCCATCAGgatttcttcccttcccttccccatccccattCTCTTCCACCTATATTATTTTGTCTCGCTTTACAATTCGCACATCTTCTCtggctttttgtcttttcatgcctggcctttgtccaactaccAACTATCTGCCAATccaacctcccccaccccaccccccctcacctatatccaccaatcacttgccaggctatgTCTTGCCCGCCATTTCTCTTACAGCTTTTTCCTCCCCACCActggggagtctgaagaagtgttcccacCTATaatgttgcctattcatgttTACCCCCCGCCCCTgcatgacccgctaagttacttcagcacaacTCGCACACATGTATTCTAATTggctactgcatttggtgctcccaatgtggcctctttTGCAGTGGTGAGACAATTTGTAAATGAGACAACTTTTGAACCTCAAGACATCCATAATTCCTTGAATCCCCAGTTTTGATTATTCAAGATTGTACTTTGATGGTATTGAAGCAACTTGAGTTTTAAGTGCAACCGTGACAATGTCGGAATTAAGTTTTGGTACTAATAATTTGTCTCAACCACAGCCTGAAAGGAAATGTTCAACGAGACAACCCAGAAGCACTGGTCGAATTTACTGCGAATGCTCAGGAAGTCGTTCAAGAGATTGTGAAAAAAATTGACGAGTATCAGGTAATTAATTCATTTTTTGCATTATTTAGTTCGCTTTGAAGCAAATGAAACCTGATGCTCAACAGCTCTTTCGAATCCTTTTTCGTCATGTTTAAGGTGTAGCTATCAGTCCCAGCTCTTGTTGATTTTGATGGACAGTTCTTGTTCCAAACAACAGTCACACAACTGGAGAAACCACACCACGTATTCTGCTtgtgggtaacttacaacctgaTGGAATTAActttgaattctcaaattttaggtaactaacctacaaaccaccaCTTCCTGCCTTATTCCTGGACCCCAGCTGGAACCATACCCATTCTCCCCTGTTCTACCCCTCTTGTCCCTTTTCACCTCTATTCCTTATTGTGGCATcacattttgcatttcttcttttaTCTCACAATTTTGTCTGGGGCAGAAGGCACGTGGAATCTGTTTGTGGTCAGCAATGTGATTGATGTCCATGTTACTGTTCCAAGTCCTTGCACTTTACCATTGGAATCTGGAGTTCAGCCCTCTGCTCCTACAGCAGTGGAACTCTAAAGTGGTCCCATTCCTTTGTGGCTTAATGTGATGTGAGCATCCAGGCTTTTGTGCAAGGACTGGCTGGGAAACTGGTGCTGGGAGAGATGGGATGATTGGTTGAGCTTGTTACCATGAGGATCTTCGGGTGATTTTTGCGAAAATGAGAGGAAAATAAATCTCATTTTGGTATATTCCGAGGTGATGGGAGAGGAATTGGTGCTCTAATTGGCCTGGGCTAATTAGACGGGTAGTGCTTCTGTTTAATCCCGATCTATGGTTCAGTATATTGGGATGTGGACCTGACCCATTGATTAGAGTTAATGTGAATTGGGGAATCCAGTACTAAATTCAGGAACTTATTTAGTTTTTTACAGGTGAGAGTATGAACCCTGATGCCATGGTTGGACTACTAAATTACCGCAGTGATGATACTCCATATATGATTTTCTTCAAAAATGGTTTGAACGTTGAGAAATGTGTGAGTACTTAAAATGTTATCTACGATATTTGTTTACATAAAATACACACCACAGAGGTTTTGATTCTGTCATTCGGAAAAGAGAATTGGGCAAAAGCTTTGATGCCATTATGCTATAGAATCTGAGGATGTTAACTggcctatttattgtcatttgctcATCATGTGTTATGTTAAAGGTCCTTTAGAACTGGACCCGTTGCTAAAAAACGGGAAAGTCTGGTGTCAGATGGTAACTGAAGGCAAACTGTTAATGTTAAGTTAACATTGGCTGAATCTGATGAGGTTTACATTTAATCGGGCTTGGCATTTAATATTTTCTTTACGGTTGTGATCTGACCTGTCTTTCACAATTATTGTCTTCCAGCACCTGCCTGCTGTATTGCCTCAGTTCTAGAAATGTTCTGTTCTCCATTGTTGCATAACTAGCCTTTATCCTCGGCAGGTCTGTCATCCCTTGTCTTCTCCACTCAGTCAGACTTTTTTTCATCCATCTCCTCATTTCCAACTTTGTTGATTTTGACAAAAGGTCATTGATCTCAAAGGTCAACTATTTCTCAGATGCTGTCAGTATTTTCATACCTTCATTGTGGCAAGTTGATCTGTGTGAAAATTGAGATTGAGCATTAAATGTCAGTCACATCCAATATTCTGAATTGCAATTCATGCAGCAGGGAACGATGTTCAACATAATACCAGTTGTGTCTAGTATTGAACAGCTGTCAAATTGTAACTTTTGGATTCTTTCAGTACTTAATATAGGCATGATGATTGGTATGGACGGACACAGGTTTGCCCGAAcagcccaaatgttttttttaaaaggcctCTTTAATGTTAACTAAGTGCATCTACTGATAGACCTCAAGTAAAATTTAGTGACTTTGTGGTTTGCACTCAGATGCAAGATTAAAATTCCTCAATCTTCTGCCTGCTTCTCTGTGGCAGTTCAGATGGATAAAGGTAGACAGTTTTTAGGAAAAAATAACCTTGGATTCTTTCAACTACATTT
The Amblyraja radiata isolate CabotCenter1 chromosome 14, sAmbRad1.1.pri, whole genome shotgun sequence DNA segment above includes these coding regions:
- the tpt1 gene encoding translationally-controlled tumor protein, with the translated sequence MRLYRCIISGDEMFSDIYKIREDPKGMFYEVEGKLVTRTEKGIDDNLIGGNASQEAPTEYALESTCSGVDIVLNHHLKEVSFNKQTYRVYIKNYMKILKGNVQRDNPEALVEFTANAQEVVQEIVKKIDEYQFFTGESMNPDAMVGLLNYRSDDTPYMIFFKNGLNVEKC